The following proteins are co-located in the Vallicoccus soli genome:
- a CDS encoding DUF485 domain-containing protein — protein MSTSYEPDGPPPTARASFREVQDSPEFAELRRTHRSFVFPLALLFLAWYFLYVLLADYAHGFMGREVVGNINVGLVFGLLQFVSTFAITMLYVRFANRRLDPQAERLRRRIEGDA, from the coding sequence ATGAGCACGTCGTACGAGCCGGACGGCCCGCCGCCGACGGCCCGCGCCTCCTTCCGGGAGGTGCAGGACTCCCCCGAGTTCGCCGAGCTGCGCAGGACCCACCGCAGCTTCGTCTTCCCCCTGGCCCTGCTGTTCCTGGCCTGGTACTTCCTCTACGTCCTCCTGGCCGACTACGCCCACGGCTTCATGGGCCGCGAGGTCGTCGGCAACATCAACGTGGGCCTGGTCTTCGGCCTGCTCCAGTTCGTGTCGACCTTCGCGATCACGATGCTCTACGTCCGGTTCGCGAACCGCCGGCTCGACCCGCAGGCCGAGCGCCTGCGCCGCCGCATCGAGGGGGACGCGTGA
- a CDS encoding alpha/beta fold hydrolase: protein MVSANGARFHVAEVGEGPLVLLLHGFPECWWAWRHLLEPLAAAGWRAAAVDLRGYGASDKPPRGYDPPTLVGDVAGVVRALGVERAVVVGHGWGGLLAWTAAVAHPQVVSRVCVVSAAHPRRLRTALLTDPAQMAASRGALRFQLPVLPERHLAAEGTVAGLLRAWSGPGAFPDREAEDYYAAALRIPGAAHCALETFRWAVRSVARSDGLRYAHAMRRPVELPVLQVHGSLDPSVLPTTAAGSGAHVRGPYRWAQLPGTGHFPHEEDPGAFGEVLLDWLARPG, encoded by the coding sequence ATGGTGAGCGCCAACGGGGCCCGGTTCCACGTCGCCGAGGTGGGCGAGGGCCCGCTCGTGCTGCTCCTGCACGGCTTCCCCGAGTGCTGGTGGGCCTGGCGGCACCTGCTCGAGCCGCTCGCCGCGGCCGGCTGGCGGGCCGCGGCCGTGGACCTGCGCGGCTACGGCGCGAGCGACAAGCCCCCGCGCGGGTACGACCCCCCGACCCTCGTCGGCGACGTCGCCGGCGTGGTGCGCGCGCTGGGGGTGGAGCGGGCCGTGGTCGTGGGCCACGGGTGGGGCGGGCTGCTCGCCTGGACGGCCGCCGTCGCGCACCCGCAGGTCGTGTCGCGGGTGTGCGTGGTCTCCGCGGCGCACCCCCGGCGGCTGCGCACCGCCCTGCTCACCGACCCGGCGCAGATGGCGGCGAGCCGCGGGGCCCTGCGCTTCCAGCTGCCCGTGCTGCCCGAGCGGCACCTCGCCGCCGAGGGGACGGTCGCCGGGCTGCTGCGCGCCTGGTCCGGGCCGGGCGCGTTCCCCGACCGCGAGGCCGAGGACTACTACGCCGCGGCGCTGCGGATCCCGGGGGCCGCGCACTGCGCGCTGGAGACCTTCCGCTGGGCCGTGCGCTCCGTGGCGCGCAGCGACGGCCTGCGCTACGCCCACGCGATGCGCCGCCCCGTCGAGCTGCCGGTGCTGCAGGTGCACGGCAGCCTCGACCCGTCGGTCCTGCCCACCACCGCCGCCGGCAGCGGCGCGCACGTGCGGGGGCCGTACCGCTGGGCGCAGCTGCCCGGCACCGGGCACTTCCCCCACGAGGAGGACCCGGGGGCGTTCGGCGAGGTCCTGCTCGACTGGCTCGCGCGCCCCGGCTGA
- the acs gene encoding acetate--CoA ligase, translating into MTTGASSAGADAGTSAGLSNLLHEERRFPPSPEFAARAVAGPDLYERAAADRLGFWEEQARALRWERPWERVLDWQPPFAQWFVGGQLNVAVNCVDRHVEAGLGDRVAVHWEGEPGDTRTITYAQLKDDVCRATNALLELGVRKGDRVAIYLPMVPEAIVTMLACARLGAPHSVVFGGFSAEALRSRIDDAQAKLVVTSDGGYRRGKASALKPAVDEAVAQTPSVEHVLVVRRTGGEVAWTEGRDVWWDDVVPRQSAEHAAEAHDSEHPLYILYTSGTTGKPKGILHTSGGYLTQCAYTHRNVFDLQPETDVYWCTADIGWVTGHSYIVYGPLANGATQVVYEGTPDTPHKGRWWEIVQKYGVTILYTAPTAIRTCMKWGDDVPAQFDLSSLRVLGSVGEPINPEAWVWYRRTIGGDRTPVVDTWWQTETGAIMISPLPGVTATKPGSAQVALPGVVADVVDDTGASVPDGGGGYLVLREPWPSMLRTIWGDDQRYVDTYWSRFEAMYFAGDGAKKDEDGDLWLLGRVDDVMNVSGHRISTTEVESALVSHPKVAEAAVVGATDPTTGQGIVAFVILRGAAAEAAAEDAEAGEAVVQELRRHVAKEIGPIAKPRQVMVVAELPKTRSGKIMRRLLRDVAENRSLGDVTTLADPTVMNLIGQGLGSGSSAED; encoded by the coding sequence ATGACCACCGGAGCAAGCAGCGCAGGCGCGGACGCTGGGACCAGCGCGGGCCTGTCCAACCTCCTGCACGAGGAGCGGCGCTTCCCGCCCTCGCCGGAGTTCGCGGCGCGGGCCGTGGCCGGGCCGGACCTCTACGAGCGCGCCGCCGCGGACCGGCTCGGCTTCTGGGAGGAGCAGGCGCGCGCGCTGCGGTGGGAGCGCCCGTGGGAGCGGGTGCTCGACTGGCAGCCGCCGTTCGCGCAGTGGTTCGTCGGCGGGCAGCTCAACGTCGCGGTGAACTGCGTCGACCGGCACGTCGAGGCCGGCCTCGGCGACCGGGTGGCCGTCCACTGGGAGGGCGAGCCCGGCGACACCCGCACCATCACCTACGCGCAGCTCAAGGACGACGTGTGCCGGGCGACCAACGCCCTGCTCGAGCTGGGCGTGCGCAAGGGCGACCGGGTCGCGATCTACCTGCCGATGGTGCCCGAGGCGATCGTGACGATGCTCGCCTGCGCCCGGCTGGGGGCCCCGCACTCGGTGGTCTTCGGCGGCTTCTCCGCCGAGGCGCTGCGCTCGCGGATCGACGACGCGCAGGCCAAGCTCGTGGTCACCTCCGACGGCGGCTACCGCCGCGGCAAGGCCTCGGCGCTCAAGCCGGCCGTCGACGAGGCCGTGGCGCAGACGCCGAGCGTCGAGCACGTCCTCGTCGTGCGCCGCACCGGCGGCGAGGTCGCGTGGACCGAGGGCCGCGACGTCTGGTGGGACGACGTGGTGCCGCGCCAGTCGGCGGAGCACGCCGCCGAGGCGCACGACAGCGAGCACCCGCTCTACATCCTCTACACGTCCGGGACGACCGGGAAGCCCAAGGGCATCCTGCACACCTCCGGCGGCTACCTCACCCAGTGCGCGTACACGCACCGCAACGTCTTCGACCTGCAGCCGGAGACCGACGTGTACTGGTGCACCGCCGACATCGGCTGGGTCACCGGGCACAGCTACATCGTCTACGGCCCGCTGGCCAACGGCGCCACGCAGGTCGTGTACGAGGGCACGCCGGACACCCCGCACAAGGGCCGGTGGTGGGAGATCGTGCAGAAGTACGGCGTGACGATCCTCTACACCGCCCCCACGGCGATCCGCACCTGCATGAAGTGGGGCGACGACGTCCCGGCGCAGTTCGACCTGTCCTCGCTGCGCGTGCTGGGGTCGGTGGGCGAGCCGATCAACCCCGAGGCGTGGGTCTGGTACCGGCGCACCATCGGCGGCGACCGCACGCCCGTCGTCGACACCTGGTGGCAGACCGAGACCGGCGCGATCATGATCAGCCCGCTGCCGGGCGTCACCGCCACCAAGCCCGGCTCGGCGCAGGTGGCGCTGCCCGGCGTCGTGGCCGACGTGGTCGACGACACCGGCGCGTCGGTGCCCGACGGCGGCGGCGGCTACCTCGTGCTCCGCGAGCCGTGGCCGTCGATGCTGCGGACCATCTGGGGCGACGACCAGCGGTACGTCGACACGTACTGGTCGCGCTTCGAGGCGATGTACTTCGCCGGCGACGGGGCCAAGAAGGACGAGGACGGCGACCTCTGGCTGCTGGGGCGGGTCGACGACGTCATGAACGTCTCGGGCCACCGCATCTCGACGACCGAGGTGGAGTCCGCCCTGGTGTCGCACCCCAAGGTCGCCGAGGCGGCCGTGGTCGGCGCGACCGACCCGACGACGGGCCAGGGCATCGTCGCCTTCGTCATCCTGCGCGGCGCCGCCGCCGAGGCGGCGGCCGAGGACGCGGAGGCGGGCGAGGCGGTCGTGCAGGAGCTGCGCCGGCACGTGGCCAAGGAGATCGGCCCGATCGCCAAGCCGCGCCAGGTCATGGTCGTCGCCGAGCTGCCCAAGACCCGCTCCGGCAAGATCATGCGCCGGCTGCTGCGCGACGTCGCGGAGAACCGCTCCCTGGGCGACGTGACGACCCTCGCCGACCCGACGGTGATGAACCTCATCGGGCAGGGGCTCGGCTCGGGCTCCTCGGCGGAGGACTAG
- a CDS encoding TadA family conjugal transfer-associated ATPase: protein MPEGLLRRVRDRLAARGEDPTPARVAAALRAEAGVIGDAEVLRAAAVLRAELAGLGPLEPLLADPAVTDVLVNGPDAVWVDRGEGLERTAVRLPDEAAVRRLACRLAVAAGRRLDDASPSVDAPLPGGLRLHAVLPPVAVPGTLLSLRVPARRPFALPDLVAAGTVPPVLAQVLRRLVEARRSFLVSGGTGTGKTTLLSCLLGLVPPDERVLLVEDSGELAPEHPHVVRLQARRGNVEGAGEVGLGDLVRQALRMRPDRLVVGEVRGAEVVDLLAALNTGHEGGCGTLHANSAHDVPARLEALGVAAGLSREAVHSQVAAAVDVVVHLVRPRGGARRVDAVCVVERGPGGLVEVAAAHDAAGRPGPGAARLAALLDRPVHG, encoded by the coding sequence CTGCCGGAGGGGCTGCTGCGCCGGGTCCGCGACCGCCTGGCGGCCCGCGGCGAGGACCCGACCCCGGCGCGGGTCGCGGCGGCCCTGCGGGCCGAGGCGGGCGTCATCGGCGACGCCGAGGTCCTGCGCGCCGCCGCCGTCCTGCGCGCGGAGCTGGCGGGCCTCGGCCCCCTCGAGCCGCTCCTCGCCGACCCCGCCGTGACCGACGTGCTCGTCAACGGGCCCGACGCGGTGTGGGTCGACCGCGGCGAGGGCCTCGAGCGGACCGCCGTGCGCCTCCCGGACGAGGCCGCCGTGCGGCGGCTGGCCTGCCGCCTCGCGGTGGCGGCCGGGCGGCGCCTGGACGACGCCTCGCCGAGCGTGGACGCGCCGCTGCCCGGCGGCCTGCGCCTGCACGCGGTGCTGCCGCCGGTCGCCGTGCCGGGCACGCTGCTCTCGCTGCGGGTCCCGGCGCGCCGCCCCTTCGCCCTGCCGGACCTCGTCGCCGCCGGGACGGTGCCGCCGGTGCTCGCCCAGGTGCTGCGCCGGCTCGTCGAGGCGCGCCGCTCGTTCCTGGTGTCGGGCGGCACGGGCACCGGCAAGACCACCCTGCTCTCCTGCCTGCTGGGGCTGGTGCCGCCCGACGAGCGGGTGCTGCTCGTCGAGGACAGCGGCGAGCTCGCCCCGGAGCACCCGCACGTGGTCCGGCTGCAGGCGCGCCGCGGCAACGTCGAGGGCGCGGGGGAGGTGGGGCTGGGCGACCTCGTGCGCCAGGCGCTGCGGATGCGGCCCGACCGGCTCGTCGTCGGCGAGGTGCGCGGCGCCGAGGTGGTGGACCTGCTCGCGGCGCTCAACACCGGGCACGAGGGCGGCTGCGGGACGCTGCACGCCAACTCCGCGCACGACGTGCCCGCGCGGCTCGAGGCCCTCGGCGTGGCGGCGGGCCTCTCGCGGGAGGCGGTGCACAGCCAGGTCGCCGCCGCGGTCGACGTCGTCGTCCACCTCGTGCGCCCGCGCGGCGGCGCCCGCCGGGTGGACGCGGTCTGCGTCGTCGAGCGGGGCCCGGGCGGGCTCGTGGAGGTCGCGGCGGCGCACGACGCCGCCGGCCGGCCCGGGCCCGGAGCGGCCCGCCTCGCCGCGCTCCTCGACCGCCCGGTGCACGGGTGA
- a CDS encoding HAD family hydrolase, with the protein MSAGEPAAPRAAAFFDLDRTVIARSSTVAFSRPLYSGGLLTRAGLLRSAYAHAAHRALGADDEQVRRVQAALVPLVAGWEVERVREVVADALRTAVEPFVHEEAVQLVAEHRAAGRDVIVVSASSEDLVGPVAALLGADRSVATSLEVVDGRYTGRVGTWVQGPEKARAVRRLAAQEGYDLAASYAYSDSATDLPMLEAVGHPHAVNPDRALRRTARERGWPVLAFERPVPLLPRPAPLAVGAVGAVGVGAATAGAVWAARRRGRRG; encoded by the coding sequence GTGAGCGCGGGTGAGCCGGCGGCGCCCCGCGCCGCCGCGTTCTTCGACCTCGACCGGACGGTCATCGCCCGGTCGAGCACCGTCGCGTTCAGCCGCCCCCTCTACTCCGGCGGCCTCCTGACCCGGGCCGGGCTGCTGCGCAGCGCGTACGCCCACGCCGCCCACCGCGCGCTCGGCGCCGACGACGAGCAGGTGCGCCGCGTCCAGGCCGCCCTGGTCCCCCTCGTCGCGGGCTGGGAGGTCGAGCGGGTCCGCGAGGTCGTCGCCGACGCCCTGCGCACGGCCGTCGAGCCGTTCGTGCACGAGGAGGCGGTCCAGCTCGTCGCCGAGCACCGGGCGGCCGGGCGCGACGTCATCGTCGTCAGCGCGTCGAGCGAGGACCTCGTCGGGCCGGTGGCGGCCCTGCTCGGCGCCGACCGGAGCGTCGCGACGTCGCTCGAGGTGGTCGACGGCCGCTACACCGGGCGGGTGGGCACGTGGGTGCAGGGCCCGGAGAAGGCCCGGGCGGTGCGGCGCCTCGCCGCGCAGGAGGGCTACGACCTGGCGGCCAGCTACGCGTACAGCGACTCCGCCACGGACCTGCCGATGCTGGAGGCCGTCGGCCACCCGCACGCGGTGAACCCGGACCGCGCGCTGCGCCGCACCGCCCGCGAGCGGGGCTGGCCGGTGCTCGCGTTCGAGCGCCCGGTACCGCTGCTGCCCCGGCCCGCCCCGCTGGCCGTCGGCGCGGTCGGGGCGGTCGGGGTCGGGGCGGCGACGGCCGGTGCGGTCTGGGCCGCGCGCCGGCGCGGGAGGAGGGGCTGA
- a CDS encoding phage holin family protein, producing MATTYGSSTPARSSARPGPDDPTLGALVASASRDLSALVRDEIELAKTELKDDVKHAGVGAGMFAVAGVVALLASVLLSFCLVYVLVELGLPTWASFLVVGGVYLLVAGAVAFVGLRQVKQVKAPERTLRSSKETVAVLKGAGRGGARR from the coding sequence ATGGCCACCACCTACGGCTCGTCGACCCCCGCCCGCAGCAGCGCCCGGCCGGGCCCGGACGACCCGACCCTCGGTGCCCTCGTCGCCTCGGCCAGCCGCGACCTCTCGGCCCTGGTGCGCGACGAGATCGAGCTGGCCAAGACCGAGCTCAAGGACGACGTCAAGCACGCCGGCGTCGGCGCGGGCATGTTCGCCGTCGCCGGGGTCGTCGCGCTGCTCGCGTCGGTCCTGCTCTCGTTCTGCCTGGTGTACGTCCTCGTCGAGCTCGGCCTGCCGACGTGGGCCTCGTTCCTCGTCGTGGGCGGGGTGTACCTCCTCGTGGCCGGTGCGGTGGCCTTCGTGGGGCTGCGCCAGGTCAAGCAGGTGAAGGCGCCCGAGCGCACGCTGCGCTCGTCGAAGGAGACGGTCGCCGTGCTCAAGGGCGCGGGCAGGGGCGGCGCGCGGCGCTGA
- a CDS encoding MarP family serine protease, which yields MDLTWVDAALLLACLAVGLSGLRQGFLVGLLSFAGFLGGGVLGMLLVPEVVGSWDPGLAQVVAAVALVVAVATVGQVLLGWAALRLRAALRWRPARMLDSGAGALLGVASLLVVAWFVGAALRQAPLPTVAREVAASRVLSAVDRVMPDDAQGLFGSFRSVLGDNGFPQVFGGLSPERIAPVDPPSGGAVGSAGVRGAAGSVVRLDGQARDCGRSIEGSGFVYEDGLVMTNAHVVAGVDEPRVRVGGRGASLEGEVVVFDPQRDLAVVRVPGLDAPPLQFVEGAGRGDEAVVAGFPRGGPYRLDPARVREQITARGQDIYDERRVARSVLSLYALVQPGNSGGPLLAPDGRVYGVVFAKSLDDPDTGYALSLEEVAPVAEAGRTADGPVDTRGCTG from the coding sequence GTGGACCTCACCTGGGTGGACGCCGCCCTGCTCCTCGCCTGCCTGGCCGTGGGGCTCTCCGGGCTGCGCCAGGGCTTCCTCGTGGGCCTGCTGAGCTTCGCCGGCTTCCTCGGCGGCGGCGTGCTCGGCATGCTCCTCGTGCCCGAGGTCGTCGGCTCGTGGGACCCGGGCCTCGCGCAGGTCGTCGCCGCGGTCGCGCTCGTCGTCGCGGTGGCCACGGTGGGGCAGGTGCTGCTCGGCTGGGCGGCGCTGCGGCTGCGCGCCGCGCTGCGCTGGCGCCCGGCGCGGATGCTCGACTCCGGCGCCGGCGCGCTGCTGGGGGTGGCCTCGCTGCTCGTCGTCGCGTGGTTCGTCGGCGCCGCGCTGCGCCAGGCGCCGCTGCCGACGGTGGCCCGCGAGGTCGCGGCCTCGCGCGTGCTCAGCGCGGTGGACCGGGTCATGCCCGACGACGCGCAGGGCCTCTTCGGCTCCTTCCGCTCGGTGCTCGGCGACAACGGCTTCCCGCAGGTGTTCGGCGGCCTCTCGCCCGAGCGCATCGCGCCGGTCGACCCGCCCTCGGGCGGGGCCGTCGGGTCGGCCGGGGTGCGCGGCGCCGCCGGCAGCGTGGTGCGCCTGGACGGGCAGGCGCGGGACTGCGGCCGCAGCATCGAGGGGTCCGGCTTCGTGTACGAGGACGGGCTCGTCATGACGAACGCGCACGTCGTCGCCGGGGTGGACGAGCCGCGGGTGCGGGTCGGCGGGCGCGGCGCGAGCCTCGAGGGCGAGGTCGTCGTCTTCGACCCCCAGCGCGACCTCGCCGTCGTGCGCGTGCCCGGCCTCGACGCGCCGCCGCTGCAGTTCGTCGAGGGCGCGGGCCGCGGCGACGAGGCCGTCGTCGCCGGCTTCCCGCGCGGGGGGCCGTACCGGCTCGACCCCGCCCGCGTCCGCGAGCAGATCACCGCGCGGGGGCAGGACATCTACGACGAGCGGCGCGTGGCCCGCTCGGTGCTCTCGCTCTACGCCCTCGTGCAGCCGGGCAACTCCGGCGGCCCGCTGCTGGCGCCCGACGGGCGGGTGTACGGCGTCGTCTTCGCCAAGTCCCTCGACGACCCCGACACCGGCTACGCGCTGAGCCTCGAGGAGGTCGCGCCCGTCGCCGAGGCCGGACGGACCGCCGACGGCCCGGTGGACACGCGCGGCTGCACCGGCTGA
- the ssd gene encoding septum site-determining protein Ssd has protein sequence MPSPPVPRPLLATADPDVLDAALRVCAAVGVEPLVAHDPAAARRAWSGALLVLVGADLAPALVDPPPRRRPDVALVATDLDDARVWALGVALGAERVVLPGDADAEAWLVEHLSRGLADAALGSRPPAPVVGVVAGCGGAGASTLAVALAVTAARQGGAPFLLDADPWGCGLDLLVGADLCPGPRWPDLAHARGRLDPAALQGALPGAGGVSVLACRDAGDVPPEALASVVDAARLSSDLVVVDVARRPGALAEVLLPRCDAALLVVPSDLRRVGAAERVLGAVGALPPWTGAVVRRTAQSDLRAEEVATWLGLPLAGAMDEDAELAPALRTGRAPGSWDRGPLPAFCRGFLGDWARRAAG, from the coding sequence GTGCCCAGCCCGCCCGTCCCGCGCCCGCTCCTCGCCACCGCCGACCCCGACGTGCTGGACGCCGCGCTGCGGGTGTGCGCCGCGGTGGGGGTCGAGCCGCTCGTGGCGCACGACCCGGCCGCCGCGCGCCGCGCGTGGTCGGGAGCCCTGCTCGTCCTCGTGGGGGCCGACCTCGCGCCCGCCCTCGTGGACCCGCCGCCCCGGCGCCGCCCCGACGTGGCGCTCGTCGCCACGGACCTCGACGACGCGCGGGTGTGGGCGCTCGGGGTCGCGCTCGGCGCCGAGCGGGTCGTGCTGCCCGGCGACGCCGACGCCGAGGCGTGGCTCGTCGAGCACCTGTCCCGCGGCCTCGCGGACGCCGCCCTCGGGTCCCGCCCGCCGGCGCCGGTCGTGGGCGTCGTCGCCGGCTGCGGCGGTGCCGGGGCCAGCACGCTGGCCGTCGCGCTCGCGGTGACCGCCGCCCGCCAGGGCGGTGCGCCGTTCCTCCTCGACGCCGACCCCTGGGGCTGCGGCCTCGACCTGCTCGTCGGGGCCGACCTGTGCCCGGGCCCGCGGTGGCCCGACCTCGCGCACGCGCGCGGCCGGCTCGACCCGGCCGCGCTGCAGGGCGCGCTGCCGGGGGCGGGCGGTGTCAGCGTGCTGGCCTGCCGCGACGCCGGCGACGTCCCGCCGGAGGCGCTGGCCTCGGTCGTCGACGCCGCGCGCCTGTCCTCGGACCTCGTGGTGGTCGACGTGGCGCGGCGCCCCGGCGCCCTCGCCGAGGTCCTGCTGCCGCGCTGCGACGCCGCGCTGCTCGTCGTGCCGTCCGACCTGCGCCGGGTGGGCGCCGCGGAGCGGGTCCTCGGGGCCGTCGGCGCCCTGCCGCCCTGGACCGGCGCCGTCGTGCGCCGGACCGCGCAGTCGGACCTGCGGGCGGAGGAGGTGGCCACCTGGCTCGGCCTGCCGCTCGCCGGCGCGATGGACGAGGACGCCGAGCTGGCGCCCGCCCTGCGCACCGGTCGGGCCCCGGGGTCGTGGGACCGCGGTCCCCTCCCGGCCTTCTGCCGCGGCTTCCTCGGTGACTGGGCCCGGCGGGCGGCGGGCTGA
- a CDS encoding oxidoreductase, which produces MPDPLAAVAALDGVDAAVERSRAALDPLLRHRALRRSGGVVAVEASLRGALAAAALQDPAVPHDDAALDALRARLREGAEPEGAALRGAVRVAAGLGALVPVWRRAPLQALARLHGLAAADALPAAALGRPRTSALDGAPPPAEAAERLQALAALVAAPTGAPALVVAAVVHGELLAVRPFAWGGALVALAAERLVLADRGLDPRGACVVEAGHLEAGRGYAAAARAYADGDVAGWVRHCGRAVEVGAREGLAVCEGVARAG; this is translated from the coding sequence GTGCCCGACCCGCTCGCCGCGGTCGCCGCGCTCGACGGGGTGGACGCCGCCGTGGAGCGCAGCCGCGCCGCCCTCGACCCGCTCCTGCGCCACCGGGCCCTGCGCCGCTCGGGGGGCGTCGTCGCCGTCGAGGCCTCCCTGCGCGGCGCGCTCGCCGCCGCCGCCCTGCAGGACCCCGCGGTGCCCCACGACGACGCGGCGCTCGACGCGCTGCGCGCCCGGCTCCGCGAGGGCGCCGAGCCCGAGGGCGCGGCGCTGCGGGGGGCCGTACGGGTCGCCGCCGGGCTGGGAGCCCTGGTGCCGGTCTGGCGGCGGGCCCCGCTGCAGGCCCTCGCGCGCCTGCACGGGCTCGCCGCCGCCGACGCGCTGCCCGCCGCGGCGCTCGGCCGGCCGCGGACCTCGGCGCTCGACGGCGCCCCGCCGCCCGCCGAGGCCGCCGAGCGGCTGCAGGCCCTGGCGGCGCTCGTCGCCGCGCCGACGGGCGCGCCGGCCCTCGTCGTCGCGGCGGTCGTGCACGGCGAGCTCCTGGCGGTCCGCCCGTTCGCCTGGGGCGGCGCGCTCGTCGCCCTCGCCGCCGAGCGCCTGGTCCTCGCCGACCGGGGCCTGGACCCGCGCGGGGCCTGCGTCGTCGAGGCCGGCCACCTCGAGGCGGGGCGGGGGTACGCCGCCGCGGCCCGCGCCTACGCCGACGGGGACGTCGCCGGCTGGGTGCGCCACTGCGGGCGCGCCGTGGAGGTGGGCGCGCGCGAGGGGCTCGCGGTCTGCGAGGGCGTGGCGCGCGCCGGGTGA
- a CDS encoding solute symporter family protein: protein MSAQVLAAESVGEPAVNISIFLLFVVVTLAIVIRASRNNATAADYFAGGRSFTGPQNGVAIAGDYLSAASFLGIAGAIALNGYDGFLYSIGFLVAWLVALLLVAELLRNTGRFTMADVLSFRLRQRPVRMAAASSTMVVSFFYLLAQMAGAGGLVALLLGIDDRGGQSLVIAVVGVLMIVYVLVGGMKGTTWVQIVKAALLIAGAGLMTVWVLAKSSFNLSTLLGDAVERSGNPGLLDPGNQYGLTGTTKLDFISLALALVLGTAGLPHILMRFYTVPTAKEARRSVVWAIWLIGLFYLFTLVLGYGAAALVGPEAIRAAPGRANSAAPLLAFELGGTILLGVIAAVAFATILAVVAGLTITASASFAHDIYANVMKRGEPEPGSEVRVARITAVVIGLVSIVGGILANGQNIAFLVALAFAVAASANLPTILYSLFWKRFNTRGALWSIYGGLGSCLLLIAFSPVVSGKPADPVTGKSLSMITDPSIDFSWFPLDNPGLVSIPLGFFLGWLGSVTSKERPDLEKAAEMEVRALTGAGAEKAVVH from the coding sequence GTGAGCGCGCAGGTCCTGGCCGCCGAGTCCGTCGGCGAGCCCGCGGTCAACATCAGCATCTTCCTGCTCTTCGTCGTCGTGACGCTGGCGATCGTCATCCGCGCGAGCCGCAACAACGCGACGGCGGCGGACTACTTCGCCGGCGGGCGGTCCTTCACCGGCCCGCAGAACGGCGTGGCGATCGCCGGGGACTACCTCTCCGCGGCCTCGTTCCTCGGCATCGCCGGCGCCATCGCCCTCAACGGGTACGACGGCTTCCTCTACTCGATCGGCTTCCTCGTCGCCTGGCTCGTGGCCCTGCTCCTCGTGGCCGAGCTGCTGCGCAACACCGGCCGCTTCACCATGGCCGACGTCCTGTCGTTCCGGCTGCGCCAGCGGCCGGTCCGCATGGCCGCCGCGAGCTCGACGATGGTCGTCTCGTTCTTCTACCTGCTGGCGCAGATGGCGGGCGCCGGCGGCCTCGTCGCGCTGCTGCTGGGGATCGACGACCGGGGCGGGCAGAGCCTCGTCATCGCCGTCGTCGGCGTGCTCATGATCGTGTACGTCCTCGTCGGCGGCATGAAGGGCACGACCTGGGTGCAGATCGTCAAGGCGGCGCTGCTCATCGCCGGCGCCGGGCTCATGACGGTGTGGGTGCTCGCCAAGTCCTCGTTCAACCTGTCCACGCTGCTCGGCGACGCGGTGGAGCGCTCGGGCAACCCGGGCCTGCTCGACCCGGGCAACCAGTACGGCCTCACGGGCACGACCAAGCTCGACTTCATCTCGCTGGCGCTCGCGCTGGTCCTGGGGACCGCCGGCCTGCCGCACATCCTCATGCGCTTCTACACGGTGCCGACCGCCAAGGAGGCCCGCCGCAGCGTCGTGTGGGCCATCTGGCTCATCGGCCTCTTCTACCTGTTCACCCTCGTCCTCGGGTACGGCGCGGCGGCGCTGGTCGGGCCGGAGGCGATCCGGGCGGCGCCGGGCCGCGCCAACTCGGCAGCCCCCCTGCTGGCGTTCGAGCTCGGCGGGACGATCCTGCTCGGCGTCATCGCCGCCGTCGCCTTCGCGACGATCCTGGCCGTCGTCGCCGGCCTGACGATCACCGCGAGCGCGTCCTTCGCGCACGACATCTACGCGAACGTCATGAAGCGCGGCGAGCCGGAGCCCGGGTCCGAGGTGCGGGTCGCCCGCATCACCGCGGTGGTCATCGGCCTGGTCTCCATCGTCGGCGGCATCCTGGCCAACGGGCAGAACATCGCCTTCCTCGTCGCCCTGGCGTTCGCGGTGGCGGCGTCGGCGAACCTGCCGACGATCCTCTACTCGCTGTTCTGGAAGCGGTTCAACACCCGCGGCGCGCTGTGGAGCATCTACGGCGGCCTGGGGTCCTGCCTGCTGCTCATCGCGTTCTCGCCGGTGGTCTCGGGCAAGCCCGCGGACCCGGTGACCGGCAAGAGCCTGTCGATGATCACGGACCCGTCGATCGACTTCTCGTGGTTCCCGCTGGACAACCCGGGCCTGGTGTCGATCCCGCTCGGCTTCTTCCTCGGCTGGCTCGGCAGCGTCACGAGCAAGGAGCGGCCCGACCTGGAGAAGGCCGCCGAGATGGAGGTCCGCGCGCTGACCGGCGCCGGCGCCGAGAAGGCGGTCGTGCACTGA